In Centropristis striata isolate RG_2023a ecotype Rhode Island chromosome 5, C.striata_1.0, whole genome shotgun sequence, a single genomic region encodes these proteins:
- the idh3g gene encoding isocitrate dehydrogenase [NAD] subunit gamma, mitochondrial isoform X1 yields MAAHGAVLSMSKLMSPFWGGRLGNTVKVFGTTLTAHRNKSSHNPPPAKYGGRHTVTLIPGDGIGPELLNHVREVFRFSCVPVDFEVVHVNSALETEDDINNAITAIRRNGVALKGNIETKHTMAPSVKSRNNLLRTSLDLYANVMHCQSLPGVQTRHKNIDIMIIRENTEGEYSSLEHESVSGVVESLKIITRNNSLRIAEYAFKLAREKGRRRVTAVHKANIMKLGDGLFLQCCREVASGYPDITFDSMIVDNTTMQLVSNPQQFDVMVMPNLYGNVVSNVCAGLVGGPGLVPGANYGHNYAVFETATRNTGKSIAEKNIANPTAMLLASCMMLDHLKLYDYASLIRNAILTTMNETRLHTADIGGQGTTSEVVQTIMRIIHSKGPLTTEL; encoded by the exons ATGGCTGCCCACGGTGCTGTACTCTCCATGTCCAAATTAATGAGTCCTTTCTGGGGAGGACGCCTCGGAAACACGGTGAAA GTGTTTGGAACAACTCTGACGGCTCACAGGAACAAGAGCTCACATAAT CCTCCTCCTGCCAAGTACGGAGGCAGGCACACGGTGACCCTCATACCTGGAGACGGGATCGGCCCCGAGCTGCTGAATCACGTCAGAGAAGTCTTCAG GTTCAGCTGTGTCCCGGTGGACTTTGAGGTGGTTCACGTCAACTCTGCTCTGGAGACGGAGGACGATATCAACAATGCCATCACTGCCATTCGCCGAAATGGAGTTGCGCTCAAAG GTAACATAGAGACCAAACATACCATGGCGCCATCTGTCAAATCCAGGAATAATCTTCTGCG CACAAGCTTAGACCTGTACGCCAATGTGATGCACTGCCAGTCGCTCCCTGGAGTCCAGACACGCCACAAGAACATCGACATCATGATCATCAGGGAGAACACAGAGGGAGAGTACAGCAGCCTGGAGCACGAG aGCGTATCAGGGGTCGTGGAGAGTCTGAAGATCATCACCAGGAACAACTCCCTCAGGATCGCCGAGTACGCCTTCAAACTGGCGCGGGAGAAAGGTCGCCGCAGGGTCACCGCCGTGCACAAGGCCAACATCAT GAAGCTGGGAGACGGTTTGTTCCTGCAGTGCTGCAGAGAAGTGGCCTCTGGCTACCCAGACATCACATTCGACAGCATGATAGTAGACAACACCACCATGCAG cTGGTGTCCAACCCGCAGCAGTTCGATGTGATGGTGATGCCTAATCTCTATGGAAACGTGGTGAGCAACGTGTGTGCGGGGCTGGTGGGGGGGCCCGGCCTGGTGCCCGGGGCCAACTACGGCCATAACTACGCCGTCTTTGAAACg GCTACGAGGAACACGGGGAAGAGTATCGCGGAGAAGAACATCGCTAACCCGACCGCCATGCTGCTCGCCAGCTGCATGATGCTGGACCACCTTAA GCTTTATGACTATGCAAGTCTGATCCGAAATGCAATCCTCACCACCATGAATGAGACCAGG tTGCACACAGCTGATATCGGGGGTCAGGGCACCACGTCAGAGGTGGTCCAGACCATCATGAGGATCATCCACAGTAAAGGGCCGCTCACAACCGagctctaa
- the idh3g gene encoding isocitrate dehydrogenase [NAD] subunit gamma, mitochondrial isoform X2, whose translation MPLYYLLLVSLMWRSNLTCPSAFLAVGLQHQGNNIPPPAKYGGRHTVTLIPGDGIGPELLNHVREVFRFSCVPVDFEVVHVNSALETEDDINNAITAIRRNGVALKGNIETKHTMAPSVKSRNNLLRTSLDLYANVMHCQSLPGVQTRHKNIDIMIIRENTEGEYSSLEHESVSGVVESLKIITRNNSLRIAEYAFKLAREKGRRRVTAVHKANIMKLGDGLFLQCCREVASGYPDITFDSMIVDNTTMQLVSNPQQFDVMVMPNLYGNVVSNVCAGLVGGPGLVPGANYGHNYAVFETATRNTGKSIAEKNIANPTAMLLASCMMLDHLKLYDYASLIRNAILTTMNETRLHTADIGGQGTTSEVVQTIMRIIHSKGPLTTEL comes from the exons ATGCCTCTGTACTATCTACTCCTGGTTTCTCTCATGTGGCGCTCCAACTTAACTTGTCCTTCTGCTTTCCTCGCTGTCGGTCTTCAACATCAGGGAAACAACATA CCTCCTCCTGCCAAGTACGGAGGCAGGCACACGGTGACCCTCATACCTGGAGACGGGATCGGCCCCGAGCTGCTGAATCACGTCAGAGAAGTCTTCAG GTTCAGCTGTGTCCCGGTGGACTTTGAGGTGGTTCACGTCAACTCTGCTCTGGAGACGGAGGACGATATCAACAATGCCATCACTGCCATTCGCCGAAATGGAGTTGCGCTCAAAG GTAACATAGAGACCAAACATACCATGGCGCCATCTGTCAAATCCAGGAATAATCTTCTGCG CACAAGCTTAGACCTGTACGCCAATGTGATGCACTGCCAGTCGCTCCCTGGAGTCCAGACACGCCACAAGAACATCGACATCATGATCATCAGGGAGAACACAGAGGGAGAGTACAGCAGCCTGGAGCACGAG aGCGTATCAGGGGTCGTGGAGAGTCTGAAGATCATCACCAGGAACAACTCCCTCAGGATCGCCGAGTACGCCTTCAAACTGGCGCGGGAGAAAGGTCGCCGCAGGGTCACCGCCGTGCACAAGGCCAACATCAT GAAGCTGGGAGACGGTTTGTTCCTGCAGTGCTGCAGAGAAGTGGCCTCTGGCTACCCAGACATCACATTCGACAGCATGATAGTAGACAACACCACCATGCAG cTGGTGTCCAACCCGCAGCAGTTCGATGTGATGGTGATGCCTAATCTCTATGGAAACGTGGTGAGCAACGTGTGTGCGGGGCTGGTGGGGGGGCCCGGCCTGGTGCCCGGGGCCAACTACGGCCATAACTACGCCGTCTTTGAAACg GCTACGAGGAACACGGGGAAGAGTATCGCGGAGAAGAACATCGCTAACCCGACCGCCATGCTGCTCGCCAGCTGCATGATGCTGGACCACCTTAA GCTTTATGACTATGCAAGTCTGATCCGAAATGCAATCCTCACCACCATGAATGAGACCAGG tTGCACACAGCTGATATCGGGGGTCAGGGCACCACGTCAGAGGTGGTCCAGACCATCATGAGGATCATCCACAGTAAAGGGCCGCTCACAACCGagctctaa